One segment of Fuscovulum ytuae DNA contains the following:
- a CDS encoding c-type cytochrome has translation MFDTMTMTKATGAVCGSLLVYLLAAWGAESLYHVGHSGHGGEEMAQAYSIDTGAEEASGEAEEAAPDFATVFAAADAGAGEKVFAKCKSCHKLDGADAVGPHLNGIVDKNKGTSAGYAYSDALAALTADVWSPENLNGFLENPKGYMPGTKMSFAGLPKVEDRANLIAYLATVQ, from the coding sequence TGGTCTATCTGTTGGCGGCTTGGGGTGCGGAATCGCTCTACCATGTCGGCCATTCAGGCCATGGCGGGGAAGAGATGGCGCAAGCCTACAGCATCGACACCGGTGCCGAGGAAGCGTCTGGCGAGGCGGAAGAGGCCGCACCTGACTTCGCGACAGTCTTTGCCGCCGCCGATGCAGGCGCAGGCGAGAAGGTCTTCGCCAAGTGCAAGTCCTGCCACAAGCTGGACGGGGCCGATGCGGTTGGCCCGCACTTGAACGGGATCGTCGACAAGAACAAGGGCACCTCGGCCGGCTATGCCTATTCCGACGCTCTGGCCGCCCTGACGGCGGATGTTTGGTCGCCTGAGAACCTGAACGGCTTCCTTGAAAACCCGAAAGGTTACATGCCGGGAACCAAGATGTCCTTCGCGGGTCTGCCCAAGGTCGAGGATCGTGCCAACCTGATCGCTTACCTGGCGACGGTTCAGTAA
- a CDS encoding extracellular solute-binding protein: protein MIRRGGAGDQAKVAVKAVPAGHGLSWVGAGMMVLALAGWGLSARAQDATIVSHAITTFGDPPKYPADFSHLDYVNPDAPKGGEISQWAFGGFDSVNPYSVQGRSAALASAPYESILTGTSDEIGTSYCLLCTTMEYPADRSWVIFNLRPEVTFADGSPMTADDVLFSYQTFLTKGLTDFRAVLAEQVDKAEVLGPHQIKFTFKTGIPTRDLPSEVGGLPILSKAHYEANGLDLEKSSLTPFLGTGQYMLEKMETGKSISWKRNPDYWGNDLPINRGRGNFDRIRIEYYADYDAAFEGFKGGDYTFRTEASSITWATRYDFPALNNGWVKKEEVPSGAKASGQAFLFNLRRETFQDSRVREALGLMFNFEWSNATLFYGLYDRIDSVWENSWMEPEGPPSPEEVALLQPLVDEGLLSASILTDPPVPAPTSGERQLDRANLRAASTLLDEAGWAVGDDGLRRNAAGKVLRVEFLNDSPSFDRVIIPYVENLKSLGVDAVLTGIDNAQMEARTRPPEYDFDIVVGNARSGYISGSELKQFYGSATADVSAFNQMGLKSPAVDRMIDRVMAATSMDELTVATKALDRVLRAERFWVPQWYKATHWVSYIDMYDRPDNLPPYALGELDFWWFNAEKAEALRAAGAIR, encoded by the coding sequence ATGATCAGACGCGGTGGCGCTGGAGATCAGGCGAAGGTTGCAGTGAAGGCAGTACCTGCGGGCCATGGCCTGTCGTGGGTCGGCGCAGGGATGATGGTGCTGGCACTCGCCGGATGGGGCCTTTCGGCCCGCGCGCAAGACGCCACGATTGTCAGTCATGCGATCACCACCTTTGGCGATCCGCCGAAATATCCGGCCGATTTCTCCCATCTTGATTACGTCAATCCCGATGCGCCCAAAGGGGGTGAGATTTCGCAATGGGCCTTTGGTGGCTTTGACAGCGTCAACCCCTACTCGGTTCAAGGGCGTTCAGCGGCGCTGGCCTCTGCCCCTTATGAATCCATCCTGACCGGCACCTCGGATGAGATTGGCACCTCCTACTGCCTCCTTTGTACGACCATGGAATATCCGGCAGATCGGTCATGGGTGATCTTCAACCTGCGCCCCGAAGTGACCTTTGCCGATGGCTCGCCGATGACGGCAGATGACGTCTTGTTTTCCTATCAGACCTTCCTGACCAAAGGCCTGACTGATTTCCGCGCCGTTCTGGCGGAACAGGTAGACAAGGCCGAAGTTCTGGGGCCGCATCAGATCAAGTTCACTTTCAAGACAGGAATTCCGACCCGTGATCTGCCTTCGGAAGTGGGCGGTCTACCGATCCTTTCGAAAGCCCATTACGAAGCGAATGGTCTGGATCTTGAAAAGTCGAGCCTGACGCCGTTCCTGGGCACCGGGCAATACATGCTAGAAAAGATGGAGACCGGAAAATCGATCTCATGGAAGCGTAATCCGGATTACTGGGGCAATGATCTGCCGATCAATCGGGGGCGCGGAAACTTTGACCGGATCCGTATCGAATACTACGCCGATTACGACGCAGCTTTCGAAGGCTTCAAAGGCGGCGACTACACATTCCGGACCGAGGCATCTTCGATCACATGGGCCACACGTTATGATTTTCCTGCCCTGAACAATGGTTGGGTGAAGAAGGAAGAGGTTCCATCGGGCGCAAAGGCCAGTGGTCAGGCCTTTCTCTTCAACTTGCGGCGCGAGACGTTTCAAGACTCACGTGTGCGCGAGGCACTGGGTCTGATGTTCAACTTCGAATGGTCGAACGCCACTCTGTTCTACGGGCTATACGACCGGATCGATTCCGTTTGGGAAAATTCGTGGATGGAACCAGAAGGTCCCCCTTCGCCAGAAGAGGTGGCGCTTTTGCAACCGCTTGTCGATGAAGGCCTGCTGTCCGCTTCCATCCTGACCGATCCCCCAGTACCTGCGCCGACCAGCGGTGAACGTCAGCTTGACCGGGCCAATTTGCGTGCCGCATCGACCTTGCTGGATGAGGCAGGCTGGGCCGTGGGCGACGATGGGCTGCGTCGCAATGCTGCAGGTAAAGTGCTGCGGGTCGAATTCTTGAATGACTCACCCTCTTTCGACCGGGTCATCATCCCCTATGTCGAAAACCTGAAATCGCTGGGCGTTGACGCCGTTCTGACCGGTATCGACAACGCGCAGATGGAGGCACGGACCCGACCGCCAGAATATGATTTCGACATCGTCGTTGGAAATGCACGTTCTGGATATATCTCGGGGTCAGAGTTGAAGCAGTTCTATGGGTCGGCCACGGCCGATGTTTCTGCCTTCAACCAGATGGGGCTCAAATCGCCTGCCGTCGATCGCATGATAGATCGGGTTATGGCTGCAACGTCGATGGATGAGTTGACCGTGGCGACCAAGGCACTGGATCGCGTGCTGCGGGCCGAACGGTTCTGGGTTCCGCAATGGTACAAGGCGACCCACTGGGTGTCTTATATCGACATGTATGATCGGCCCGACAATCTGCCGCCCTACGCGTTGGGCGAACTTGATTTCTGGTGGTTCAACGCCGAAAAGGCCGAAGCCCTGCGGGCGGCGGGCGCAATCAGATAA
- a CDS encoding microcin C ABC transporter permease YejB: MGAYILRRLLLIIPTLVGIMVINFALTQFVPGGPIEQVAARLEGDGDAMEVVSGGGDAGAELPGQEDGYIGARGLPPEFLAQLEVQFGFARIVCEDGFAGEPTVTAPECQKEMIPATERFFIMMWNYVRFDFGESYFRSIDVVDLVIEKMPVSITLGLWSTLIAYLISIPLGIRKAVRDGTPFDTWTSGAIIVGYAIPGFLFAILLLVLFAGGSYWKIFPLRGLTSDNWEELSFFGKAADYLWHIALPVIASTISSFATLTLLTKNSFLDEIKKQYVMTARAKGLTESRVLYGHVFRNAMLIVIAGFPALFVGVFFGGSLIIETIFSLDGLGQLGFRAAVERDYPVIFGTLFFFGLIGLIMGIISDLMYVWIDPRIDFGTRRT; encoded by the coding sequence ATGGGCGCCTATATCCTGCGGCGGCTTTTGCTGATCATCCCGACGCTGGTTGGGATCATGGTCATCAACTTTGCGCTTACGCAATTCGTGCCGGGCGGCCCCATCGAACAGGTGGCGGCGCGGCTCGAAGGTGATGGTGACGCGATGGAAGTCGTGTCGGGTGGCGGCGATGCCGGGGCGGAATTACCGGGTCAGGAAGATGGCTATATCGGTGCGCGTGGTCTGCCGCCGGAATTTCTGGCGCAACTCGAGGTGCAATTCGGTTTTGCCCGTATTGTCTGCGAAGACGGCTTTGCAGGCGAACCAACGGTCACAGCGCCCGAATGCCAGAAGGAGATGATCCCGGCAACGGAACGGTTCTTCATTATGATGTGGAACTATGTCCGTTTCGACTTTGGCGAAAGCTATTTTCGGTCCATCGACGTGGTCGATCTGGTGATCGAAAAGATGCCGGTCTCTATAACTTTGGGCCTTTGGTCCACGCTGATTGCATATCTGATTTCCATCCCACTTGGCATCCGCAAAGCGGTGCGGGACGGCACGCCATTCGATACATGGACAAGTGGGGCGATCATCGTGGGCTATGCGATCCCCGGTTTCCTATTCGCCATTTTGCTTTTGGTGCTGTTCGCAGGTGGATCTTATTGGAAGATTTTCCCGCTCCGGGGCCTGACATCCGACAATTGGGAAGAGCTTTCGTTTTTCGGCAAGGCGGCGGATTATTTGTGGCATATCGCGCTGCCGGTGATCGCCTCGACTATTTCCAGCTTTGCCACGCTGACGTTGCTGACCAAGAACAGCTTTCTGGACGAGATCAAGAAGCAATATGTGATGACGGCGCGGGCGAAAGGTTTGACCGAAAGCCGCGTCCTTTACGGCCATGTCTTCCGCAATGCGATGCTGATCGTGATCGCAGGCTTTCCGGCGCTTTTCGTGGGGGTCTTCTTCGGGGGCAGTCTGATCATCGAAACGATTTTCTCGCTTGACGGTCTGGGACAGCTTGGCTTTCGCGCGGCTGTAGAGCGGGATTATCCGGTCATTTTCGGCACGCTGTTCTTCTTTGGCCTGATCGGGCTGATCATGGGGATCATTTCCGACCTGATGTATGTCTGGATCGACCCCCGCATCGATTTCGGCACGCGGAGGACATGA
- a CDS encoding ABC transporter permease — protein MALSPLNQRRWRNFTANRRAYWSLWIFLFLYGLSLFAEVIANDRPILVSYRGELHTPFLTFYPETAFGGDFRTEAKYTDIEVQCLIKSGGSLDCWDDPAGVIAQVEEGSRAAADPDFVEGWILWPIIPYSYNTINDLNGPAPSAPDANHWLGTDDTARDVLARVIYGFRLSISFALIVTLITSVVGIAAGAVQGYFGGLTDLIFQRVIEIWGATPSLYIIIIVAAIFTMDFWLLVGLMVLFGWTALVGVVRAEFLRARNFEYVRAARALGVPDPVIMFRHVLPNAMVATLTMLPFIITGTIGSLATLDFLGFGLPESAPSLGELTQQAKQNLQAPWLGFTAFFTFAIMLSLLVFVFEGVRDAFDPRKTFR, from the coding sequence ATGGCCCTGTCACCGCTGAACCAGCGTCGCTGGCGCAACTTTACGGCAAATCGTCGGGCCTATTGGTCCTTGTGGATTTTCCTTTTCCTCTACGGATTATCCCTCTTTGCCGAGGTTATCGCAAATGACCGTCCCATTCTGGTCAGTTATCGGGGCGAATTGCACACGCCCTTTCTGACCTTCTATCCGGAAACGGCTTTTGGCGGCGATTTCAGGACAGAGGCGAAATACACAGATATCGAAGTGCAATGCCTGATCAAATCAGGCGGCAGCCTTGATTGTTGGGACGATCCTGCCGGGGTTATCGCGCAGGTGGAAGAGGGCAGCCGTGCCGCAGCGGACCCCGACTTCGTCGAAGGATGGATCCTGTGGCCGATCATCCCTTACAGCTATAACACGATCAACGATCTGAACGGGCCTGCCCCTTCCGCACCCGACGCAAACCACTGGCTGGGCACAGACGACACCGCACGCGACGTGTTGGCGCGGGTGATCTATGGCTTCCGCCTTTCGATCAGTTTCGCCTTGATCGTGACCTTGATCACGTCGGTTGTCGGCATCGCCGCTGGTGCGGTTCAGGGGTATTTCGGCGGGCTGACCGATCTGATCTTTCAGCGGGTGATCGAGATTTGGGGGGCAACGCCAAGTCTTTACATCATCATTATCGTGGCCGCGATCTTCACCATGGATTTCTGGCTGTTGGTGGGCCTGATGGTGCTGTTTGGCTGGACGGCGCTGGTGGGGGTGGTCAGGGCAGAATTCCTCCGCGCGCGGAACTTTGAATATGTGCGCGCGGCGCGGGCCTTGGGTGTTCCAGACCCGGTGATCATGTTCCGCCATGTCCTACCCAATGCGATGGTCGCCACGCTAACCATGCTGCCTTTCATCATCACGGGCACGATCGGTAGCCTTGCCACACTGGATTTCCTTGGCTTCGGTCTGCCTGAAAGCGCACCCAGCCTTGGTGAGTTGACCCAGCAGGCAAAGCAGAATCTGCAGGCGCCATGGCTTGGGTTCACGGCCTTCTTTACCTTTGCCATCATGCTCAGCCTGCTCGTCTTTGTTTTTGAAGGCGTGCGCGATGCCTTTGATCCGAGAAAGACATTCAGATGA
- a CDS encoding ABC transporter ATP-binding protein → MSVVLEVENLSIRFRQDGRVLEAVKSVSFTVGKGETVALVGESGSGKSVTALSTVSLLPDSAGVDGSIRYLGREMVGASEADLRRVRGNDISFIFQEPMTSLNPLHTIERQLGESLSLHQGLSGDAARGRIVDLLQKVGIADAESRLGAYPHQLSGGQRQRVMIAMALANGPELLIADEPTTALDVTIQAQILDLLAELKAREGLSLLFITHDLGIVRRIADRVCVMQGGEIVEQGPSKDIFANPQHPYTQKLLAAEPKGVPEPIAADAPEVARTENLRVWFPIQRGLLRRTVGHVKAVNDATLSVRAGETLGIVGESGSGKTTLALAVLRLTPSEGRVVFLGRELKGVQGAALRALRRDMQVVFQDPFGSLSPRMTAEQIIAEGLGVHGVEPGRDRREMVAEIMTEVGLDPAWMGRYPHEFSGGQRQRIAIARAMILRPKLVVLDEPTSALDMTVQVQIVDLLRSLQRKWGLAYIFISHDLRVVKALSHRVMVMKSGDVVEAGDCAAVFDAPKSDYTRSLMAAAFGEAAV, encoded by the coding sequence ATGAGCGTGGTGCTGGAGGTCGAAAACCTGTCGATCCGCTTTCGCCAAGATGGGCGGGTGCTGGAGGCGGTGAAGAGCGTCAGCTTTACCGTCGGCAAGGGAGAGACCGTCGCGCTGGTGGGGGAAAGCGGGTCGGGCAAGTCGGTGACGGCTTTGTCGACCGTGTCGCTCTTGCCAGATAGCGCGGGGGTAGATGGATCGATCCGCTATCTCGGACGCGAAATGGTAGGGGCGTCCGAGGCGGACTTGCGCCGGGTGCGCGGCAACGACATCAGCTTTATCTTCCAAGAGCCGATGACGAGCCTGAACCCCCTTCACACCATCGAACGGCAACTGGGCGAAAGCCTTTCCCTGCACCAGGGCCTGTCAGGCGATGCCGCGCGGGGGCGGATCGTTGATCTTCTGCAAAAGGTTGGGATCGCCGACGCCGAAAGCCGTCTTGGTGCCTATCCGCATCAGCTGTCTGGTGGGCAGCGGCAGCGGGTAATGATTGCCATGGCGCTGGCCAATGGGCCGGAACTTCTGATCGCGGATGAACCGACCACCGCACTCGATGTCACGATTCAGGCGCAAATCCTTGACCTACTGGCCGAGTTGAAGGCACGCGAAGGATTAAGCCTGTTGTTCATCACGCATGACCTTGGCATCGTGCGGCGGATCGCTGATCGGGTCTGCGTGATGCAGGGTGGCGAGATTGTCGAACAAGGCCCTTCGAAGGACATCTTTGCCAATCCGCAGCATCCTTATACCCAGAAACTGCTGGCCGCCGAACCGAAGGGAGTGCCGGAACCAATCGCCGCCGATGCGCCGGAGGTGGCGCGGACTGAAAACCTGCGCGTTTGGTTCCCGATCCAGCGCGGGTTGCTGCGCCGGACCGTGGGCCATGTAAAGGCTGTCAACGATGCCACCTTGTCGGTTCGCGCGGGCGAAACGTTGGGGATCGTCGGCGAAAGCGGGTCGGGCAAGACGACGCTTGCCCTGGCCGTTCTGCGCCTGACGCCATCCGAGGGGCGCGTGGTCTTTCTGGGCCGCGAGTTGAAAGGGGTGCAAGGTGCCGCTTTGCGGGCACTGCGCCGGGATATGCAGGTGGTGTTTCAAGACCCCTTCGGCAGTCTGTCGCCGCGCATGACGGCAGAACAGATCATCGCCGAGGGCCTTGGCGTTCATGGGGTAGAGCCTGGGCGTGATCGGCGCGAGATGGTGGCCGAGATCATGACCGAGGTCGGCCTAGACCCGGCATGGATGGGGCGCTATCCGCATGAATTTTCGGGCGGTCAGCGGCAACGAATTGCTATTGCCCGCGCGATGATCCTGCGGCCCAAGCTTGTCGTTCTGGACGAACCAACCTCGGCACTGGACATGACGGTGCAGGTGCAGATCGTCGATCTGCTTCGGTCGTTGCAGCGCAAATGGGGATTGGCCTATATCTTCATCAGCCACGATCTGCGGGTGGTGAAAGCGTTGTCGCACAGGGTGATGGTTATGAAATCGGGTGATGTAGTAGAAGCAGGCGACTGTGCGGCGGTCTTTGACGCGCCAAAAAGCGATTATACGCGATCCCTGATGGCTGCGGCCTTCGGGGAGGCTGCGGTTTGA
- a CDS encoding glycosyltransferase, translated as MKILLVHQNFPGQFLYLAPELKRRGHDVVALTDMVNKRESDVRTLRYRHDPVRVDAQVSRLGRNYTTQSDRGVTVARACLRLRNESGYVPDVIFGHSGWGETLFLKEVWPEAKLIVYAEFYYQGRGADVGFDPEAGDGSFDHVLIAQGRAAHLGQSLLHADAGVSPTEWQASTYPPALRRMIEVIFDGVDSAAVKPNLSASVTLPNGRVLHAGDEVLTFVNRNLEPYRGYHIFMRALPDVLSARPDAQVVIVGGDDVSYGPAPKDGRRWRDVYLDEVKGRLDLSRVHFLGKVPYPTFVSLMQVSRAHAYLTYPFVLSWSMLEAMSAGALVIASDTAPVREVIRHGENGLLVDFFDIAGWSRTLIQALEKPEQFLPLREAARKTVLEKYDLRSVCLPRMVAAVERFAP; from the coding sequence TTGAAGATTCTTCTCGTTCATCAGAACTTCCCCGGCCAATTTCTGTATCTTGCCCCTGAATTGAAGCGGCGAGGGCATGACGTTGTGGCCCTGACGGACATGGTCAATAAGCGCGAGTCGGATGTCCGCACCCTCCGCTATCGGCATGATCCTGTTAGGGTGGACGCTCAGGTCAGCAGACTTGGCCGCAACTATACCACGCAGAGCGATCGTGGCGTGACCGTCGCAAGGGCCTGCCTGCGCTTGCGCAACGAGTCGGGCTATGTGCCGGATGTCATTTTCGGGCATTCAGGATGGGGCGAGACACTGTTCCTGAAGGAAGTCTGGCCAGAAGCGAAGCTGATCGTTTATGCCGAATTCTACTATCAAGGGCGGGGCGCGGATGTCGGTTTTGACCCAGAGGCGGGGGATGGAAGCTTTGATCACGTCCTGATCGCGCAGGGCCGCGCGGCCCATTTGGGCCAGTCCTTGTTACATGCTGATGCGGGCGTGTCACCGACAGAATGGCAGGCCTCGACCTATCCACCCGCGCTGCGACGGATGATCGAAGTGATCTTTGATGGCGTTGATAGCGCGGCGGTAAAACCCAACCTCTCTGCCAGTGTGACCCTGCCCAATGGTCGCGTGCTGCACGCCGGGGATGAGGTTCTGACATTCGTAAACCGTAACCTTGAACCCTATCGCGGCTATCACATTTTCATGCGGGCATTACCTGACGTGCTTTCGGCGCGGCCCGATGCACAGGTGGTGATCGTCGGCGGCGACGATGTCAGCTATGGCCCGGCGCCCAAGGATGGAAGGCGATGGAGGGACGTGTATCTGGATGAGGTGAAGGGTCGGCTGGACCTCTCGCGCGTTCATTTCCTTGGAAAGGTGCCCTATCCGACCTTTGTATCACTGATGCAGGTCAGTCGGGCGCATGCCTATCTGACGTATCCTTTCGTTTTGTCATGGTCGATGCTCGAGGCGATGTCGGCGGGGGCCTTGGTGATTGCATCCGATACGGCCCCGGTGCGCGAAGTGATCCGTCATGGCGAAAATGGGCTGTTGGTCGATTTCTTTGATATCGCGGGATGGTCGCGGACGCTCATCCAGGCTTTGGAAAAACCAGAGCAGTTCCTGCCCTTGCGCGAGGCGGCACGGAAAACGGTGCTGGAGAAATATGATCTGCGGTCGGTCTGCCTGCCCCGCATGGTGGCGGCGGTAGAGCGTTTTGCGCCGTAG
- the hemN gene encoding oxygen-independent coproporphyrinogen III oxidase, whose amino-acid sequence MNHESQLMRLGLFDARVPRYTSYPTAPHFGGGVGSAQFADWIQSVPAGSSISLYLHVPFCRRLCWFCACRTQGTSSDEPVRAYAQTLKAEIALLKRYLAPSITLSRLHWGGGTPTLLPADMMRDLADTIFDAVPMGPGAEFSVEIDPNEIDDARLDALAAAGMNRASIGVQDFDPEIQKTIGREQGYELTKRVADMIRGRGVASLNADILYGLPHQTRARIADSVQKLLTLSPDRVALYGYAHVPWMSRRQQMIPSDAMPTPEERLRLFETARQLFTWDGYQEIGIDHFARPEDGMAIAARNGTLRRNFQGYTDDTAPVLIGLGASSISRFPQGYAQNASGTSDHTKAIREGRFSTHRGHVFVGEDLLRARIIEALMCDFRVNRAELIHDFGVSDQRITDLFRAATSAFDGWVDLDTEGLAIPPKARPLTRMIARAFDSYDQSKAQHSAAI is encoded by the coding sequence ATGAACCATGAATCGCAACTGATGCGCCTCGGTCTTTTTGACGCGCGGGTGCCCCGCTACACCAGCTATCCCACCGCCCCCCATTTCGGTGGAGGGGTGGGGTCAGCACAATTTGCCGATTGGATTCAATCGGTTCCGGCGGGATCATCGATTTCGCTTTACTTGCATGTGCCCTTTTGTCGAAGGCTTTGCTGGTTCTGCGCTTGCCGCACGCAGGGCACTTCATCGGATGAACCGGTCCGCGCCTATGCCCAGACGCTGAAGGCAGAGATCGCCCTTCTGAAACGCTATCTCGCCCCAAGCATCACCCTTTCGCGCCTGCATTGGGGCGGCGGCACGCCTACCCTTCTGCCCGCCGACATGATGCGCGATCTGGCGGATACCATCTTTGACGCCGTCCCAATGGGCCCCGGTGCCGAATTTTCGGTCGAGATTGACCCGAACGAGATTGACGATGCTCGACTTGATGCGCTTGCCGCCGCCGGCATGAACCGCGCCTCTATCGGGGTGCAGGATTTCGACCCCGAAATTCAGAAAACCATAGGCCGTGAGCAGGGTTACGAGTTGACCAAGCGCGTCGCTGATATGATCCGCGGGCGGGGCGTGGCCAGTTTGAACGCCGATATCCTTTACGGCCTGCCGCATCAGACCCGTGCCCGCATCGCGGATTCAGTGCAGAAACTGCTGACCCTCTCGCCTGATCGCGTGGCGCTTTATGGCTATGCCCATGTGCCATGGATGAGCCGTCGGCAACAGATGATCCCCTCGGACGCGATGCCTACGCCCGAAGAACGCCTGCGCCTTTTCGAAACCGCGCGGCAGCTTTTCACTTGGGACGGCTATCAGGAAATTGGGATCGACCACTTCGCCCGGCCTGAAGACGGGATGGCCATCGCCGCCCGGAATGGCACCCTGCGACGGAATTTCCAAGGCTATACCGATGACACAGCCCCCGTCCTGATCGGCCTCGGCGCCTCTTCCATCAGCCGCTTTCCGCAGGGCTACGCGCAGAACGCATCTGGCACGTCAGACCACACAAAAGCCATCCGCGAGGGGCGATTCTCAACCCATCGCGGCCATGTCTTCGTCGGCGAAGATCTGCTCCGCGCCCGGATCATTGAGGCGCTGATGTGCGATTTCCGTGTCAATCGTGCCGAACTGATCCATGATTTCGGCGTGTCGGATCAAAGGATTACAGACCTTTTCCGCGCAGCGACGTCGGCCTTCGACGGCTGGGTCGATCTTGACACGGAAGGCTTGGCCATCCCGCCGAAGGCACGTCCCTTGACGCGGATGATTGCTCGTGCCTTTGATTCCTATGACCAATCAAAGGCGCAGCATTCTGCGGCAATCTGA
- the fnrL gene encoding transcriptional regulator FnrL, producing the protein MAHHDLQTVSHECGDCPIRHRAVCARCESDELQRLEQIKYYRSYQAGQTVIWSGDRMDFVASVVTGIATLTQTMEDGRRQMVGLLLPSDFVGRPGRPTAAYDVTATTDLVMCCFRKKPFEEMMTSTPHIAQRLLEMTLDELDAAREWMLLLGRKTAREKIASLLAIIARRDAHLKLKSAKGAIVFDLPLTREEMADYLGLTLETVSRQVSALKRDGVIELEGKRHIIVPDFDRLIEETGDDNDGGFLV; encoded by the coding sequence ATGGCTCATCATGACCTGCAAACAGTGTCTCATGAGTGCGGCGACTGCCCGATCCGCCATCGCGCTGTTTGCGCGCGGTGCGAGTCCGATGAATTGCAGCGTCTGGAGCAGATCAAATATTACCGCAGCTATCAGGCTGGGCAGACGGTGATCTGGTCGGGTGATCGGATGGATTTCGTGGCGTCGGTCGTGACCGGGATCGCCACGCTGACCCAGACGATGGAGGATGGACGGCGGCAGATGGTGGGGCTTTTGCTGCCTTCTGATTTCGTTGGGCGGCCGGGGCGGCCCACGGCGGCCTATGACGTGACGGCGACAACCGACCTTGTAATGTGTTGTTTTCGCAAAAAACCCTTCGAGGAAATGATGACCTCGACCCCGCATATCGCGCAGCGTCTGCTGGAGATGACGCTGGACGAGTTGGATGCAGCACGGGAATGGATGCTGCTTTTGGGGCGCAAGACAGCGCGGGAGAAGATTGCGTCGCTTCTGGCGATCATCGCGCGGCGGGATGCGCATCTGAAGCTGAAATCGGCCAAGGGGGCGATTGTTTTCGACCTGCCGCTGACGCGGGAAGAGATGGCGGATTACCTTGGCCTGACGCTTGAGACGGTGAGCCGTCAGGTGAGCGCCTTGAAGCGCGACGGGGTGATTGAGTTGGAAGGCAAGCGCCATATCATCGTTCCGGACTTCGATCGGTTGATCGAAGAGACCGGGGATGACAATGATGGTGGCTTCCTCGTCTGA
- a CDS encoding universal stress protein, producing the protein MAYKSILTVVTSAERAELAVAGAAAQALAHDAHLDILALGVDRTQVGYSYVGSGAVILQAALDRAEQDARETEEAVRQAIAAQAPTLRWSLESAVTQLGALTDLVAQRARFADLVVLPRPYGLGLGAEQEAVVEAALFEGQAPVLVLPESGAGRAATPRRVILAWNQGAEAMTAIRKALPLLQSADQVNIAVIDPPQHGPERSDPGGMLCQMLVRHGVRAEVSVLARTLQRISDVLARHVRDSNADLLVMGAYGHSRFREAILGGATRNMLEQAEVPVLMAH; encoded by the coding sequence ATGGCCTATAAATCCATCCTGACTGTGGTCACGAGTGCCGAGCGCGCAGAACTTGCCGTCGCGGGGGCTGCGGCGCAGGCACTCGCCCATGACGCCCATCTTGATATACTCGCGCTGGGCGTGGATCGCACACAGGTCGGCTATTCCTATGTCGGATCAGGCGCAGTGATCCTGCAAGCCGCGCTTGACCGCGCCGAACAAGACGCACGCGAAACCGAAGAGGCCGTCCGCCAGGCAATCGCGGCACAGGCTCCGACGCTGCGCTGGTCCCTCGAATCGGCGGTCACGCAACTTGGCGCGCTGACGGATCTGGTGGCCCAACGCGCACGCTTTGCCGATCTTGTGGTTCTGCCGCGCCCCTATGGTCTCGGCCTTGGCGCGGAACAGGAAGCGGTGGTTGAGGCCGCGCTCTTTGAAGGGCAGGCCCCGGTTCTGGTCCTGCCCGAAAGCGGCGCTGGTCGGGCTGCGACACCCCGTCGGGTCATTCTGGCATGGAATCAGGGGGCCGAGGCGATGACCGCCATTCGCAAGGCGCTGCCACTCCTGCAAAGTGCCGATCAGGTGAATATCGCGGTAATCGATCCGCCGCAGCATGGCCCCGAACGCTCGGATCCAGGCGGCATGCTGTGCCAGATGCTGGTGCGTCACGGGGTCCGGGCCGAAGTGTCGGTCCTTGCCCGCACGCTGCAACGCATCTCGGACGTGCTGGCGCGGCATGTGCGCGACAGCAACGCCGATCTGCTGGTGATGGGGGCCTATGGCCATTCCCGCTTCCGCGAAGCGATTCTCGGCGGGGCGACGCGAAATATGCTGGAACAGGCCGAGGTGCCTGTGCTGATGGCGCACTGA